GGCCACCAGCTCCTGGACGGCCTCGTCGAGCGACTTGAGCGTGAGTTGTGCGTTCACGCGGACCCGGTCGGCGTCGTACTCGCCCACCTGCGGGTTGAGTCCGGGCGTGTTGCTGGTGACCTGCTGGAACGCGTTGCGCTTCACGAGCGGCGGGAGCGAGTCGAGCCACTGCGGCTTGTCGTAGGAGTCGGTGTTCCTCGACCCGTCGGGATTGCCGCCCTCGTTGAAGTTCGGCGACTCGGGCAGCGTCGGCGGTGGGGTCTCGGGGATGTGGCGCGAGGCGGGCACGGGTGACGGGGGGCAGGCCTCGCCGTTCGCCACGGTGCAGCTCTGCAGGGCCGAGTTGTGCGGGCCGCTGGGCGCGAAGTTGACGAAGTCGACCGCGGCCGTTGCGAGCACGTCGGTGGAGTAGCAGTTGTTCGGGTCGTCGCGGGCCAGCGGGGGGGCGTCGGGGCACGAACGGCTCACCACGTTGTGATCCTGATCGATCAGCGTGTAGTTGTAGTACCGGTTGTCTCCGGGGGCGTTCTCGTCGGATTGGAACGCGAGCCATCGGTCCCAGTTGGGGGGCACGTAGGGCTTGGCGACGCCGCCGATCAACTGGGTGCGGCCGAACGGGTAGAGGTTGAGGTACTTGCCGATCAGCCCGGTCTTGTAGCCCGCGCCGTGCAGCCAGTTGTTCACCGTGAGCGTGTCGTCGAGCACGAAGCCCTGCTTGTTGTTGGTGACACCGTTGTGGTGGTTGTACTCACCGGTGAGGAAGCTGGCCCGAGCGGGGCAGCACAGCGAGGTGTTGATGTAGTTGTTCTTGAACTCCACCCACGAGCCGTCGGGACGGCTGCCCAGGTAGGGCATCCCCGAGATCGCCGCGAGACCGGGCAAGCTGGCGAAGGAACCGGTGGCGGGCTTGCCGACCGGATCGAGCAGATCGGCGAGGGTGCCCATCGTCTGGTCGTCCGTGAGGATCTGCACGATGTTGCACTTGGGATGGGGCACCGCGCCGCAGTCGACGACGTCGTCGGCTGCGCTCGCCGGTCGCACCCGCTGCGCGTCTCCCAGGACCGTCGCCGGAAACACGCCCATCAGGACGATGGCGACCGCCGCCAGGGCCCTCACCGTCCGCTTGCGTCCACCCCGGGCCACCGTCACGTCCCCCTCACCCAGCCCAAGCCAATGTTGTCACCGTACGGCCGCTCAAGTGCGGCGGCAGCGGAAGGGCAGGGAGGGACGATTCAACTGGTGCCGTGATTCGCGGGTCGCACCCACGAGACACCGTTCGTTCGAGTCAGCCCGCGACGAGGGTCAGGTCGGAGACGAGGGGTCGTTGCGGGACTGCGACTCCCGCGCTGCGATGAGCCGATCGAGCTCGGCGCGGGTCATCGTGATCTTTTCCTCTGGATCCGGTGAAGGCGCCGGCGTTTCGCTTTCTTCACGAACTCCCTTCGCGAACTCCCGCTTGGCCGACCCGAGCGACCGGGCGAGTTCGGGGAGCTTCTTGCTCCCGAACATCAAGAGCGCCAAGGCGAGCACGATGAGCAGCTCCGGAGGTCCCAGGTCCACGACACCCAGGATAACGCCCCGCGGCGATTTCACTATCGCGCGCCAGGCGCCGAGCGCGCCGGGAGTGGGCCCGGGAGGGATCGAACCTCCGACCAGAGGATTATGAGTCCCCCGCTCTGACCACTGAGCTACGGGCCCGCAACGGAGGAACGGTAGTGGCAGCTCCGGGGGCGAGACTCGAACTCGCAACCAGCGGCTTAACAGGCCGTCGCTCTGCCGATTGAGCTACCCCGGACTGACAGCGCACGATAACAGCGCAGGTGCGGGGGCCAGCGCGCTCCGTGGAGGCGCTGATGTTCCTCTTCGGCAGCTTTCTTCGGGTAACCCTTGGTCATGGTCGTGCCCAGGGGGTATGACAGGGCCCATGAGATTCCGACTAGGGCTACTGCTCGGGTTCGCGGCCGGCTACTACCTCGGCACGATGGCGGGCCGGGAGCGCTACGAGCAGATCCACCGCACGCTCATGAGGGTCCGGCGCACCGCGGCGTACGAGACGGCCACGGGTAAGGCGAAGGCGGTCGTCGACCTCGGTGTCGAGCGGGCCCGGGACGCAGTCGAGAGCAAGATCGGAAACGGCTCGAGCTCACCCGGCCCGACGAGCTGAGCCGATCGGCTGATCAGCTCTCGTCGAGGTAGTCGCGCAGCCGCTGGCTGCGGATGGGGTGGCGCAACTTGGCGAGCGTCTTCGCCTCGATCTGGCGAATGCGCTCGCGCGTCACCCCGAACTCCTTGCCCACCTCTTCGAGCGTGCGCGCCTGTCCGTCCTCGAGCCCGAACCGCAGACGCACCACCTGGCGCTCGCGATCTGTGAGCTCGTCGAGCGCCTCGCCTACCGCCTCGTTGAGCAACGCGCGCGCCGCCGCTTCGGCCGGCGCCACCGCCTGCTGATCTTCGATGAAGTCGCCGAGGTGGCTGTCGTCCTCCTCGCCCACGGGCGTCTCCAGCGAGACCGGCTCCTGCGCGATCCGTTGGATCTCGCGGACGCGCGCCGGCGTCATCTGCACCTTGTCGGCCAGCTCCTCGACGCTCGGCTCGCGGCCCAGCTCCTGCAGCATCTGACGCTGCACGCGTAACACCTTGTTGATCGTCTCGACCATGTGCACGGGGATGCGGATGGTGCGCGCCTGATCGGCGATCGCGCGCGTGATGGCCTGCCGGATCCACCACGTGGCGTAGGTCGAGAACTTGAACCCTTTGGTGTAGTCGAACTTCTCGACGGCCCGGATGAGGCCGAGGTTGCCCTCCTGGATCAGGTCGAGGAACAGCAACCCGCGTCCGAGGTAGCGCTTCGCGATGGACACCACCAGCCGGAGGTTGGCCTCGATGAGCTCCCGCTTGGCGTGGAAGCCGTCGTGAACACGCGCCTCGAGCGGCAGCAGCTCGGCGTCGGGTATCAGCGAGCAGTCGCCGTAGTCGTCCTCGAGCTGGGCGATCCGGTGCACTGCGGCGAGACCGGCCTCGATGCGCTTCGCCAGGCGAACCTCCTGGGCGCCGGTGAGCAGCGGGACCTTGCCGATCTCCTTCAGGTACATGCGGACAGGGTCGGATGACGGACCGGCGGCGCGCTCGTCGCGCGCGTCGCGCCCGCGCATAGCATCGGTGTCGGTTGCGCGCGTGGTGATCGGGCGCGGAGCCGACCTGACCGCGGCAGGGCGTCCGTTGGCAGCCGCGACCGCGCCTGCTATCGCTTCGTCGTCCTCATCGACGACGACGTCGCTCACCTCGTCGAATCTGATGCCCTCTGCGGCGAGCCGACCGCGGATGTTGTCGATCAGGTCATGACTGAGCTCGACCCGCTCGAGCACCTTCATGACTTCGTCGGGCGTGAGCGAACCATGGCGCTTGCCCTTCTCGACCAGGCGGGTGAAGTCCTCAGCGGACACACCAGCCGGTACGGACAGCGTTGGGATGCTCTGACTCATTCCTCCACCTCGAACCGATCGACGAGCCAGCGTACCAACCTGACGCTGGCATCGACGGCCGTCGTGGGCTCGCGTAGCTCCTCACGGGTCAGCTTGAGCCATTCGATCGAGTGAGAATGCTCGGTCCAGTCGCCCGATCCCTCGCGTACCGCAGCCTGCAACTCGGCCAGCGCGCGGCCGCCGGCCTCGTCGGCCAAGCGGACGACGACGTCGTCGGCATCTGCGTCGGTCTCCTCGACCGCGAGCCGCTGGAGCAGCTCCGCAGCCTCGGGGTCGGCTGCCTCGATCGCATCGTGCAGCGTGGTCGCCGCCTGCAACGCGCGGAACGCGCTCAGATGGACCTCGTCGGAGAACAGCACCTCGTGCAGACGGTCGACAACTGCTTGCGGTCGGTGCACCGCCACCTTGATCGCCTCGGTCTCGGGCCCGACTCTTTCGCGCTGACGCGACGGTGTCGTTCGGATGACCGAAGCGCGTGACTCCAAAGGGCGTGACGCGGGCACCTGAAGGATGGCGCGGAGGCGGTCGGGCTCGATGCGACAACGATCGGCGATCTGCATCAGGTACTGATCGCGCACGAGCTCGTTGGGGTGCTCGCGCACCACGGTGACTGCGGACTGCGCGGCGCGCGCTCGACCCTCGGGTGAGCGCAGATCGGCCGAGGCCAGCGCGCGCTCGACGCGGAACGCGAGGAACGGGCGCGCCTCTTCGATCGCGACTCGGAGGGCGTCGGGGTCACGCGCGCCGAGGTCGGCCGGGTCGGTGCCGGACGGGAGCTGGGCGACCGCGATATCGATCTCGTAGAGGCGCTCCCACTCGTAGAACCGCTCGGCCGCGGCCTGTCCCGCGGCATCGGCGTCGTAGGCGAGCACCACGCGCCGAGCGAAGTTCTTCAGGATGCGGAAGTGCTCGTCGGCCAGAGCCGTCCCGCACGTGGCCACCGCGCGTGGGAGGTTGGCTCGCGCGAACGCGATGACGTCGGTGTAGCCCTCACACACCACGACCTCGCCCGCACGCACGACGTCGTTCTTCGCCCAGTTGAGACCGTAGAGCACGCGACTCTTCGAGTAGATGGGCGTCTCCGGCGAGTTCTTGTACTTCGGACCGTCGCTCCCGGGCATGGCGCGTCCGCCGAACGCGACGGGGTCGCCGTCGGCGCGGAAGATCGGGAACATGACCCGGCTGCGGAACGCGTCCTGCACGCGGTTGCGCCGGTTGAGGAACCCGAGCCCGGTGTCGCGCAGGACGTCGTCGGGAAGTCGGAGCGCGCGCACGAGCGCATCCCAGTCGTCCGGCGCCCACCCGAGCTGGTACGCGCGGACGACCTCGCCGTCGTAACCGCGCGACCGGAGATACGCGCGCGCCGGGGCCGCGTCGGGCGCGTGGAGCAGCCGCTCGTGGTACCACTGCACGGCGGCTGCCATCGCCTCGACCAGACGCGCTCGGCGTTGCCGGTCGCGCGAGGTGGCCGCGTTGTCATAGCGCAGCTGGATGCCCGTACGTCCCGCGAGCCGCTCGACCGCCTCCGCGAAATCGAGGTGCTCGACCTCGCGCACAAAGGTGATGACGTCGCCGCTGGCCTGGCACCCGAAGCAGTAGTAGAGGCCCTCCTCGGCGTTGACGGAGAACGACGGGGTCTTCTCCGCGTGGAAGGGGCACAGTCCGACCCAGCGTCGCCCCACCTTGCGCAGGGCGATGTGCTCGCCGGCGACCTGGACGAAGTCGACGGCGGCCCGCACCCGGGCGATGTCATCGACGAGGATGCCCACACCAGGGACGGTAGTCGAGCCCGCCACCAACGCATCCACACCCGCCCGACTCCGCCTCCCGACTCCGCCTCCCGCCGTTGTCGGCGGGCGCCCGCGGGCGGCGCGCTATGTCGACTGCAGATGGCGGGCGAAGAACTCGAGCACGATCTCGGCCCGCTGCACGCGGTGGCGTGGCGCGCCCGAGCGCGACAGCTCGTGGCCCTCGCCCGGGAACCGCACGAACTCCACGGTGCGGTCGAGGAGCTTGAGCGCCACGAAGAGCTGTTCGGCCTGTTCGATCGGGCAGCGCAGGTCGTTCTCGGAGTGCAGGATCAGCAGCGGCGTGTGGATGGCGTCGACATAGGTCACCGGCGACTGACGCGCGTACTCGTCGGGATCCTCGAGGTGCGAGCGCCCGACGTATCCCTTCTGGAAGTACGTGCCGATGTCGGAGGTCCACGACATCGTGCGCATGTCGTTGACCGCGCGCTCCGAGCAAGCGGCCTTGAAGCGATCGGTGTGGCCGATGATCCACGAAGTCATGAAGCCGCCGTACGAGCCGCCCAGCACTCCCAGGCGGTCGGGGTCGACGAAGTCGAACCGGGCAACCGCTTCGTCGACAACCGCCATGACGTCGTCGTAGTCGACGCCACCCCAGCCCGAGCCGGGATCCTCGTCGACGTTGGGACCGCGGATGGCGCGGCCCCACGCGTCGCCGTACCCCGACGAGCCCCTCGGGTTTGCATAGAGGACGACGTATCCCGCCGCGGACTGGATCTGGAACTCGTCGAAGAGATGGTTGCCGTACTGGGCGAACGGACCGCCGTGGACGTTCAGGAGCGTCGGGTAGCGGTGACCGACCTCGAGCCCGGCCGGCCGCATCACCCACGCCTCCACCTCCGTCCCGTCGGGCGCGGTCGCGGTGAAGCGCTCGGGCGCCGCCAACGCCGGCCCCGCCAACGGATCGTGGCCGAGATGGGTGAGCCGGCGCTCGTCGTCGCCGGCGAGCACGAACAGCTCTGACGGCGCGGTCGGTGTCGACGCGCAGAACGCGAGCGTGTCGCCGGCGAGGTCGAACCCGGTGATCCACCGGTCGCCTCCGAGCACCAGCTCGGGCTTCCCCGCGCCGCCGGCATCGACACGGTAGAGGTGCAGGTTGCCCGAGTCCTCGACCTGGAAGAGGAGATCCTCGCCGTCCCACACCGGTTCGCGAGCGGCGACCAGGATGGGTGCACAGTTGCGGTCGAGGGCCGACGTGAGCAATCGGTGGTCGCCGCCGTTGCGATCCACCGCGCCGACCTGCGTGCTGCGCGGGATCGAGCGGGGGTCACCCCACACGAACGCGATCGTCGAGCCGTCGGGCGACCAGGACGGGCCGCGGAAGGTCGGCCCGGTGGCCGTGAGCCGTCGGGGCTCGCCCCCGGCGGCACCGACCGTGAACAGGTCGACGGCCCGGTCGCGGTCCCAGGTGTCGTGCCGGCCGCCCGAGAAGGCCAGCGCGTCGCCGTCAGGTGACCACGCGGCCCCCGCATGGTCGAACGGCCCGCTCGTGACGGCGGTCGGGGGGCCGCTGCCGTCGGCCCGCACGGTGAAGAGGTGACGCGGGCGATCACACGTCCAGCCGGTGCCGTCGTAGCGGTAGGCCAGCCGGTCGATGCGGCGGGGAGGAAGGTCCCTGTCGTCCCTGTCCTTCGTCTGCCCTTCATTGGTGTCGCCGCCCGGTTTCGAGCCACCGCGGTCGTCGTCGCGCTGACGGGCGGTGAACGCGAGGCGCCGGCCGTCGGGCGACCAGGCCAGCTCCTCGATCTCCTCGGGCCACGACGCCGCTCTGCGCAGCTCGCCTCCACCGGTGACGGGCAGGACGTAGAGCTCGCTCCCCTGCCCTTCCCGATGGGAGACGAAGGCCAGCTCCCGTCCGTCGGGTGACCAGCGGGGGCGGCCGTCGCGATGCTCGCCTGCGGTGAAGGGCCGGGGCGGGACCGCGGTACCGGTTGGCCTCGAGGTCGACGGTCGTCACGACGAAGGCAATGGTGCGGCCGTCGGGCGAGACGCGGGGATCGCTCACCTCGACCAACCCGGCGATGTCGGCGGGCTGCATCCCCGGCTGGCTCTCGCTCACCCCGCCAGCACGCACTGGGCAGCCGCAAGTCGTGCGATGGGCACGCGGAACGGCGAGCAGGACACGTAGTCGAGACCCGCGTCGTAGAACAGCGCGATCGACTCGGGGTCACCGCCGTGCTCACCGCAGACGCCGAGCTTCAGCTCGGGGTTGGTGCTGCGACCCCGGTCGGAGCCGATGCGCACGAGCTCGCCCACGCCGGTCGGGTCGATGGTCTCGAACGGGTTGCGCTTCAGCAAGCCCTGCTCGAGGTAGGCCGACATCATGCGGCCCTCGACGTCGTCGCGGCTGAAGCCGAACGTCATCTGCGTGAGGTCGTTGGTGCCGAAGGAGAAGAAGTCGGACACCTCTGCGATCTCGTCGGCGCGGAGCGCAGCCCGAGGAGTCTCGATCATGGTGCCGATGATGACGTCGACCGGCTTCTTGGCGCCGGTCCTCGCCCTCTCGCCGCTCGTGGCGGCCAAGGCTTGCGCGATGGCGTCCTCCACCCAGGCGCGCGCCAGGCGCATCTCCTCGCGGGTGACGGTGAGCGGGATCATGATCTCCACGACCGGCGTGCCCCCGACCCTCACCCGCTCGGCGGCGGCCTCCATGAGCGCGCGCACCTGCATCGCGTAGAGGCCCGGCTTGACCACGCCCAGACGCACGCCGCGCGTCCCGAGCATGGGGTTGAACTCGTGCCACTCGCGGGCGGCGTCGTAGAGCTTCTGCTCCTCGGCGCTGAGCCCGGTCGTCGCCGCCTTGACGGCGAGCTCCTCGGTGTCGGGCAGGAACTCGTGCAACGGAGGGTCGAGCAGGCGGACGGTGACGGGCAGCCCGTCCATCGCTTCGAGGATCTCGATGAAATCGGCCCGCTGCGCGACGCGCAGCTCCTCGAGTGCGGCTTCCTCGGTCTCGGGGGTGTCGGCGAGGATCATGCGGCGCACGATCGGCAACCGGTCGTCGCCGAGGAACATGTGCTCGGTCCGGCACAGGCCGATGCCCTCGGCACCGAACTTGCGGGCGTTGGCCGCGTCGGGACCGTTGTCGGCGTTGGCCCGCACCGCGAGCTTCCCCTCGCGGATGCGGTCGGCCCAGCCGAGGATCACGTCGAACTCCTTCGGCGCCTCGCCCGCCGACAGCGCGACCTCGCCGAGCACGACCTCGCCGGTGGTGCCGTTGATCGACAGGACATCACCCTCGCGGACGGTGACCCCGGCGACGGCGAAGCTTCCGCCCGTGATGCGGATCTTCTCCGCCCCGACGACCGCCGGCTTCCCCCAGCCGCGGGCCACCACCGCCGCATGGCTGACGAGCCCGCCGCGCGCGGTGAGGATGCCTTCGGCCACCGACATGCCGTGCACGTCCTCGGGTGAGGTCTCGCTGCGGACGAGGATGACCCGCTCGCCGCGATCTACGGCGTCGACGCAGCCGTCGGCCGTGAAGTACGCCTTGCCCACCGCCGCACCCGGCGACGCGGCGAGCCCCTTCGCCAGCACCTTGAGGTCCTTGTCCTTGAACTGGGGGTGGAGCACCTGGTCGAGGTGCTCGGCGTTGACGCGCTGCACGGCCTCATCGTGGGTGAGGTGCCACTTGCGGCCCTTGGTCATGTCGACCGCCATCTTCAGCGCGGCGACCCCGGTGCGCTTGCCGACGCGCGTCTGCAACATCCAGAGCTTGCCCTGCTCGATGGTGAACTCGGTGTCGCACATGTCGCGGTAGTGGGCCTCGAGCTTGTCGAAGATGCCCATGAGCTGCTTGTAGATCTTCGGGAAACGCGACTCGAGCGCGGAGAGCGGCTCGGTGTTGCGGATGCCCGCCACGACGTCCTCGCCCTGGGCGTTGACGAGGAAGTCGCCATAGGCGCCCTGCGCGCCGGTCGCGGGGTCGCGGGTGAAGCCCACGCCTGTGCCCGAGTTGTCGTCACGGTTGCCGAACACCATCGTCTGCACGTTGACCGCGGTGCCGAGATCGTGGGGAATGCGCTCGCGGATCCGGTAGGCGCGGGCACGGGCGCCGTCCCACGAGCGGAACACGGCTTCGATCGCGCCGCGCAGCTGGTCGTGCGGGTCCTGCGGGAAGGGCTCGCCGGTGTGGCGCTCGACGACCTGCTTGTAGGACCGGACGAGGTAGCGGAGCAGGTCGGGCGGCACCTCGGCGTCGTTCGTCGTGTTCGCCAGCTGCTTTGCAGCCTCGAAGGCCTCCTCGAACTCGTCGCCGGGGATCTCGAGCACGATGCGCCCGTACATCGCCACGAAGCGCCGATAGGAGTCGTAGGCGAACCGCTCGTCGCTCGTCTGCTTGGCCAGCCCCTCGACCGAGTCGTCGTTGAGGCCGAGGTTGAGGACGGTGTCCATCATCCCGGGCATGGAGAACTTCGCGCCCGAGCGCACGCTCACGAGCAACGGGTCGCCGGGGTCGCCGAGGTGCTTGCCCATGGCCTTCTCCAGCGCCTTCACGTGCTTCGCGACCTCGGCGTCGAGGCCTCGGGGCCAGCCCTCCCGCATGTGATCGCGGCACGCGTCGGTGGTGATCGTGAACCCCGGCGGCACCGGCAGACCGAGCACGGAGGTCATCTCGGCCAGGTTCGCGCCCTTCCCGCCGAGCAGGTCCTTCATGCTCATGGGGGGCTCGCGGTGCTTGTGATCGAAGCCGTAGACGTAGGTCACGGCCCGTGAGCCTAAACCAGGTAGATGAAGCCGAAGGCTTCGTCGCGGAAGCCGATCCCGGCGGCGCGGAGGGCGTCGCCCCAGTCGCCGCGCACCTCGGGGTTGGTCTCCTCCATGCCGTGGTCGGCCACGAGGAAGAAGGCGGTGCTGTCCATCGCCCCGGCCCGTTCGACGGCCGCGAGCACCTCGCCGAGGCGCGCGTCGGTGTCTCGCACCGATGCGGCGGCCACTTCGGAGTGAGGCCCGCCCTCGTGGAACGCGGCGTCGGTCAAGGTGAAGTTCACCCACATGAACCGCGGCCTGGGCATCTCGACGCCCCGGTAGCGCCCGCTCCAGATGCCCACCGCCTGCTCGACGCTGGTGTGGTCGATGCGCGACGACCAGCGGTAGTCCTTGAAGGGACGCACGAAGCGCTGGGTGGCGTTGGGGAGCTCGTCGGGCGCCGGTGGGCGCGCGATCGTCTCGCCCCTGCGCAGGACCTCGAACGTGGACCACGAGGCGAACGCGTCGCACGGCTCGTTGATCGACACCGACAGGTCGTCGGGCCAGGTGCGGCGGACCGCGGAATGGATCGTGTCGACGCCGCTCCCGAGCCATCTCATCGCAGTCGCCCACGTCGCCGGTGAGTTCGTGATGACCTGCCGGCCGCCGGCCCGGTCGTACCACGCGTTGTGAAGGATCTCGTGATGCCCGGGATGGGCGCCCGTGAGGATGGCGGTGTGGTTGGCGAGCGTGACCGTCGGCAGCGACGCGACCGCGCCGTGACCGAACGTGGTGCCCATCGCCATGAGCCGGGCCACGTTGGGCGCCTCACCCGCCTCGGCCATGCCGTACAGCACGTTGGGGTTGGCCCCGTCGAGCAGGAAACCCACGACCGTGCGCGGCCTGGTCGCCGACGGGTCGATCACGTCGAGCTGCGGCTCGCCGTCCTGGCGCCGCAGGAGGGCGTCGGCGCGGGGCGACCCGTTGATGCCCAGGCCCACGGGCACCGGAGCCGCGCCGAGCAGCTGAAGCACGGTCGGCGCCACATCGACCAGCCGGCAGGCGCGCGGGATTCTCCCCAACGCGCGCACCCCGGCGCCGCCGATGATGAACGGCGCCCGCGACTGCACGGCGTCGAGCGAGCCGTGTTCCCCGCGGTGGCCGCCCGCGTCCTCCCAGTTGTGCGCGGCCGTGTGGATCACGCAGACGTCGGGTGGCGATGGCGCGTCGAAGAGTTGGGCCACCATCTCGTAGGCGAAGGGGTAGGCGTTCCGGGTGCGGTGCGGGAAGGGAGCGGCGCGCTCGGCGTCGACACCCACGAAGCGGTCGACCGCCCGGTCGCCGAGCGGGTTGCGCCCCTCGACCGCCTCGACCTCGAAGCGCCAACCGTGGCCCTCGTCGTGGCGCCGGAACCGCACCCGGCCGTCGGCCGCCCGGGCCTCGTAGCCGCCGTGGCCGCGGCCGCCGTGGTCGCGGTAGAGCACCATCTCCACGATCGGTTCGAGGTCGTCGTCGAGCAGGACGTCGAGCGCCCGCTCGAGCGTCACGACAGCTTCTCGCGCAGGTGCTCGACGAGCTTGTCGATCGAGACGCGGTCCTGGGCCATCGAATCGCGCTCGCGCACCGTGACCGCCCGGTCGTCGATGCTGTCGAAGTCGACGGTGACGCAGTACGGCGTGCCGATCTCGTCCTGGCGCCGGTAGCGCCGACCGATCGCCTGCGTCTCGTCGTAGTCGCACATGAAGTGCGGCTTGAGGATGTCGAACACCTCCCGCGCGGTCGGCACCAGCCGCTCGTTCTTCGACAACGGCAGCACCGCCGCCTTGAAGGGCGCCAGCCGCTTGTGGAGTCGCAGCACGAGGCGCGTCTCGTCGTTCACCGTGTCCTCGTCGTATGCAGCCATGAGGAAGGCCATCAGGGGCCGGCCCACGCCGGCCGCGGGCTCGATCACGTGCGGCACATAGCGTTCGCCCGACTTCTGGTCGAAGTACTCGAGCCGCTCGCCCGAGAACTCGGCGTGCCTCTTGAGGTCGTAGTCGGTGCGGTTCGCGATGCCCTCGAGCTCGCCCCAACCCCAGGGATAGAGGAACTCGACGTCGGCCGTGCCCGCGGAGTAGTGGCTCAGCTCGTCGGGGTCGTGTGGTCGCAGACGCAGCTGCTCGGCCGGGATGCCGAGGTCGGTGTACCAGCGAAGCCGCTCCGCACACCAGTACTCGAACCACTTGGGCCCCTCATCGGGGGGCACGAAGTACTCCATCTCCATCTGCTCGAACTCGCGCGTGCGGAAGATGAAGTTGCCCGGCGTGATCTCGTTGCGGAACGACTTGCCCTGCTGGGCGATGCCGAACGGCGGCTTCTTGCGGGTCGTCTGCAGGACGTTGGCGAAGTTGACGAAGATGCCCTGCGCGGTCTCGGGCCGCAGGTAGGTCACCGACGCATCGTCCTCCACCGGCCCCACGTGCGTCTTGAACATGAGGTTGAAGGCGCGCGCCGGTGTGAGGTCGGTGGAGCCGCAGTGGAGGCACGCACCGTCGACCAGCTCGTCCTCCCGCCAGCGCGACTTGCAGTTGCGACAGTCGACGAGCGGATCGGTGAAGGTGGCCAGGTGGCCGGACGCCTCCCACACCCGGGGGGCCATGAGGATGGCGGCGTCGAGGCCGACGATGTCGTCGCGCTCTTGCACCATGGCCCGCCACCACGCGTCCATCAGGTTGCGCTTCATGAGGACGCCGAGGGGCCCGTAGTCGTAGGTCGACCGGAAGCCGCCGTAGATCTCGCTCGACGGGAACACGAAGCCCCGACGCTTGGCCAGGTTGACGATGTTCTCGAAGAGGTCGGGCATCTGGGCGAGCGTAACCCCGACGCTCCGGATCGCCCCCCCGGTTTCGACCGCTCGGGCTGCGCGGACGCCCGACGCCCGGCCGCGGAGCCGGAGCGGGTATCCTACGGTGCGTAGTCGGCCGGGGCGCGACGGAGGGGCGTGGCGGCCGCAGGGTCGCCGAGCATGGCTCGAGACAATGGATAATCACCACAAAAGCGGCGGTTCCACGCGGCGGGACCTGCTCAAGCGCGGCGCGATCGCCGGCGGCACCCTCCTCTGGGCGTCACCGGTGATCCAGTCCCTCGACCTGCGCGCCGCCGCCGCCGACGCGGGAACCGAGAAGCCTCCGCCGCCGACCATCGCCGAGAAGATGCCGCCGTCGGTGGTGACGACCACCACCTCTCCCGAGGAGCGCCCGCCGTTCCCGCCCGCCGGCCAGGCGATCGCGCACCTCGACTTCCTGTTCGGCTCGGCCGGGACGGTCTATGCCGCCCGCTACGAGCCGTTCGGCGACGGCGGGGCGTTCGTCGCACCCGAGAAAGCCCCGGAGGGCGCCGGCCTCGAGCCGAAGCGTCCGGACTGCCTCGACGTCTATCCCGACTGGGCTCCGGCGACCCCGGAGCTGCTCGACGCGCTCAACGTGAAGGGCACGGTGCAGACGCTGGGTGCCGGCGACCAGCGTCAGTACGTCGTGCAGGTGCCGCCCGGGATCGGGCTCGTCGCCGCGTTCTCG
This is a stretch of genomic DNA from Actinomycetota bacterium. It encodes these proteins:
- a CDS encoding glycine--tRNA ligase, whose amino-acid sequence is MPDLFENIVNLAKRRGFVFPSSEIYGGFRSTYDYGPLGVLMKRNLMDAWWRAMVQERDDIVGLDAAILMAPRVWEASGHLATFTDPLVDCRNCKSRWREDELVDGACLHCGSTDLTPARAFNLMFKTHVGPVEDDASVTYLRPETAQGIFVNFANVLQTTRKKPPFGIAQQGKSFRNEITPGNFIFRTREFEQMEMEYFVPPDEGPKWFEYWCAERLRWYTDLGIPAEQLRLRPHDPDELSHYSAGTADVEFLYPWGWGELEGIANRTDYDLKRHAEFSGERLEYFDQKSGERYVPHVIEPAAGVGRPLMAFLMAAYDEDTVNDETRLVLRLHKRLAPFKAAVLPLSKNERLVPTAREVFDILKPHFMCDYDETQAIGRRYRRQDEIGTPYCVTVDFDSIDDRAVTVRERDSMAQDRVSIDKLVEHLREKLS
- a CDS encoding nucleotide pyrophosphatase, which gives rise to MTLERALDVLLDDDLEPIVEMVLYRDHGGRGHGGYEARAADGRVRFRRHDEGHGWRFEVEAVEGRNPLGDRAVDRFVGVDAERAAPFPHRTRNAYPFAYEMVAQLFDAPSPPDVCVIHTAAHNWEDAGGHRGEHGSLDAVQSRAPFIIGGAGVRALGRIPRACRLVDVAPTVLQLLGAAPVPVGLGINGSPRADALLRRQDGEPQLDVIDPSATRPRTVVGFLLDGANPNVLYGMAEAGEAPNVARLMAMGTTFGHGAVASLPTVTLANHTAILTGAHPGHHEILHNAWYDRAGGRQVITNSPATWATAMRWLGSGVDTIHSAVRRTWPDDLSVSINEPCDAFASWSTFEVLRRGETIARPPAPDELPNATQRFVRPFKDYRWSSRIDHTSVEQAVGIWSGRYRGVEMPRPRFMWVNFTLTDAAFHEGGPHSEVAAASVRDTDARLGEVLAAVERAGAMDSTAFFLVADHGMEETNPEVRGDWGDALRAAGIGFRDEAFGFIYLV